A stretch of the Psychroserpens sp. Hel_I_66 genome encodes the following:
- a CDS encoding PD-(D/E)XK nuclease family protein, whose amino-acid sequence MRTFIDEVILDLLEKEIDISKLTFVLPSRRAGTFLKKSISKHVNKTLFAPTIVSIEEFVETLSDFQYATNAELLFEFYDVYLKITPKSNIEPFDKFSKWAQILLQDFNELDRYLIESNKVFDYLTAIKKIENQHWSLDEEPTQYIKNYLEFWNRLKTYYSNFKEQLVIKKKAYQGFIYKEAVNNIEQYIALNTHNKYVFVGFNALNKAEEIIIQELLQQDLAMIYWDIDKVFIENPIHDAGLFTRAHKNSWTYFKKNEFDWIRENYSKEKNIQIIGAPKNITQIKYVGEILENIYAENNNLQDTAIVLGDETLLIPLLNSIPNSIKAINITMGLPLKSIPLASLFESLFNVNKSLNQNYYYKDIVSLLSNSFIKHLFDSQHHNGAEFLINHIQTNNIVYLNCEQIKNIVDSNHELLEIIFGNWEDNPKKALKNCSKLIYRIKNKLEKDKTTNHLSLEYLFRFNQIFNTLETLNSSFSHINSIATLFSLYRELIKSETLDFKGEPLRGLQIMGMLESRVLDFETVIITSVNEGILPAGKSHNSFIPFDVKVENNLPTYKEKDAVYTYHFYRLLQRAKKAFILYNTEPDVLNGGEKSRFITQLEIENIHNIQHKIVSAHVPSYEQNLKEIIKTPNIIETLNVLGQKGFSPSALTNYMRNPIDFYYEKILGIKKFEDVEESVAYNTLGTVIHNTLEDFYKPLENQFLTVDSLKQMITNVDDKVSHHFNQEFKEGDITRGKNLIIFEIAKRYVSNFLNLEIKDLKQGNTIKIIAIETKNTVPIYIESLSRTIHLTGKVDRVDNYNGTVRIIDYKTGKVESNKVEIVDWEDLTTDYEKYSKSFQILMYAYMMQKENKISLPVEAGIISFKNLNAGLLKFATKPSSRSQSKDFLITSETLSAFEIELKKLITEIFNKDINFKEKEI is encoded by the coding sequence CGCTCCAACCATAGTTTCGATAGAAGAATTTGTTGAAACACTCTCAGACTTTCAGTACGCCACAAATGCAGAGCTTCTTTTTGAGTTTTACGATGTATATCTTAAAATTACACCAAAATCTAATATTGAGCCTTTCGATAAGTTTTCTAAATGGGCACAAATATTATTACAGGATTTTAACGAATTAGACCGCTATCTAATTGAATCGAATAAAGTATTTGATTATTTAACTGCTATTAAAAAAATTGAAAACCAACATTGGTCTCTAGACGAAGAACCTACTCAGTATATTAAAAATTATCTGGAATTCTGGAATCGACTAAAAACTTATTACAGCAACTTTAAAGAACAACTTGTAATAAAGAAGAAAGCCTATCAAGGCTTTATTTACAAAGAAGCTGTTAATAATATTGAACAGTACATTGCCCTCAATACTCACAATAAGTATGTATTCGTAGGTTTTAACGCTCTCAATAAAGCTGAAGAAATTATCATACAAGAATTATTGCAACAAGACCTAGCAATGATTTATTGGGATATTGATAAGGTATTTATTGAAAATCCTATTCATGATGCTGGCTTATTTACAAGAGCACATAAAAATTCTTGGACTTATTTTAAAAAGAATGAGTTTGATTGGATAAGAGAAAACTATTCCAAAGAAAAGAATATCCAAATCATTGGAGCTCCAAAAAACATTACCCAAATCAAGTATGTTGGTGAGATTTTGGAAAACATCTATGCAGAAAATAATAATCTTCAAGATACTGCAATAGTACTTGGTGATGAGACCTTATTAATCCCCTTACTTAATTCTATTCCCAACTCTATTAAAGCCATTAATATTACTATGGGTTTGCCTTTAAAATCCATACCTCTTGCTTCATTATTTGAGAGTCTTTTTAATGTCAACAAATCACTAAATCAAAACTATTATTATAAAGATATTGTTAGTCTATTATCCAATTCATTTATAAAGCACCTATTTGATTCACAACATCATAATGGTGCAGAATTTCTAATAAATCACATTCAAACCAACAACATTGTTTATTTAAATTGTGAACAAATTAAAAATATTGTAGATAGTAATCATGAACTTTTAGAAATTATATTTGGCAATTGGGAAGATAACCCTAAAAAAGCTTTAAAAAACTGCTCGAAACTAATCTATAGAATTAAGAACAAATTAGAAAAGGACAAAACCACTAACCACCTTTCATTAGAATATCTATTTCGTTTCAATCAAATTTTTAACACCCTAGAAACACTAAATAGTTCATTCTCCCACATCAACTCTATTGCAACACTTTTTAGCCTGTACAGAGAACTAATTAAAAGTGAAACATTAGATTTCAAAGGAGAGCCCTTGAGAGGTTTACAAATCATGGGTATGCTAGAATCCCGTGTTCTGGATTTTGAGACTGTAATTATTACATCTGTAAACGAAGGTATTTTACCAGCAGGTAAAAGTCATAATTCTTTTATTCCGTTTGATGTCAAAGTTGAAAACAACCTACCAACTTATAAAGAGAAAGATGCGGTGTACACCTATCATTTCTACAGATTATTACAACGTGCTAAAAAAGCCTTCATATTATACAATACAGAACCAGATGTGCTAAACGGTGGTGAAAAAAGTAGATTTATTACCCAATTAGAAATCGAGAACATTCATAATATTCAGCATAAAATTGTTTCTGCTCATGTGCCTTCTTATGAGCAGAATTTAAAAGAAATAATAAAGACGCCTAATATTATTGAAACACTAAATGTTTTAGGTCAAAAAGGGTTTTCGCCTTCCGCATTAACCAACTATATGAGAAATCCCATTGATTTTTATTATGAGAAAATTTTGGGCATAAAAAAATTTGAAGATGTAGAAGAAAGCGTAGCCTATAACACACTGGGAACAGTCATTCACAATACATTGGAAGATTTCTACAAACCTTTGGAAAATCAATTCCTAACCGTTGATTCTTTAAAACAGATGATTACCAATGTTGATGATAAAGTGTCCCATCATTTTAATCAAGAATTTAAAGAAGGTGATATCACAAGAGGCAAGAACCTCATCATTTTTGAAATTGCAAAACGATATGTTTCAAATTTTTTAAATCTTGAAATAAAAGATTTAAAACAAGGAAATACCATCAAGATCATTGCTATCGAAACAAAAAACACAGTTCCAATTTACATAGAATCATTATCAAGAACCATTCATTTAACCGGTAAAGTTGATCGTGTAGATAACTATAATGGGACTGTTAGAATTATTGACTACAAAACAGGAAAAGTAGAGTCAAACAAAGTAGAAATCGTAGATTGGGAAGACTTAACTACAGACTATGAGAAGTACAGCAAAAGTTTTCAAATACTTATGTATGCTTACATGATGCAAAAAGAGAACAAAATAAGCTTACCTGTTGAGGCAGGAATTATATCATTTAAAAACTTAAATGCTGGATTGTTAAAATTCGCAACCAAACCTTCTTCAAGAAGTCAATCAAAGGATTTTTTAATTACTTCGGAAACATTAAGCGCATTTGAAATTGAGCTCAAAAAATTAATAACCGAAATCTTTAATAAAGACATCAACTTCAAAGAAAAAGAAATTTAA
- a CDS encoding alpha/beta hydrolase family protein codes for MVIKNQVLDRTPKKPIVWDAFFNENGTQKPLVIFCHGYKGFKDWGTWDLVASSFSENNHFFVKFNFSHNGGTVENPIDFPDLNAFAENNYTKELDDLDEMLNHLLSEEFKHKNEIDTTNVTLIGHSRGGGIAIIKTNEDERISRLITWASISDFGERASTTGELEQWRKDGVKYVLNGRTKQKMPHNFQFYEDFKANEKRLHIEPAIKNIKVPVMIIHALEDPSVSYSEAEDLYSWNHDNVLVTINNSDHVFGSRHPWDDSKLPKALNNVVEKSIGFINN; via the coding sequence ATGGTTATCAAAAATCAAGTTTTAGACAGAACCCCTAAAAAACCAATAGTTTGGGATGCTTTTTTCAATGAAAACGGAACGCAAAAACCACTAGTTATATTCTGTCATGGCTATAAGGGTTTTAAAGATTGGGGAACTTGGGACCTCGTTGCCAGTTCATTTAGTGAAAATAATCACTTTTTTGTGAAATTCAATTTTTCCCATAATGGTGGCACAGTAGAAAATCCTATTGATTTTCCAGATTTAAATGCCTTTGCAGAAAATAATTACACTAAAGAACTTGATGATTTAGATGAAATGTTAAACCATCTGCTTTCCGAAGAATTTAAACATAAAAATGAAATTGATACCACAAATGTAACCTTAATTGGGCACTCTCGAGGTGGTGGTATCGCTATCATAAAAACAAATGAAGACGAGCGTATCTCAAGATTAATTACTTGGGCCAGTATAAGTGATTTTGGAGAAAGGGCTTCAACAACTGGCGAATTAGAACAATGGCGAAAAGATGGTGTCAAATATGTTTTAAACGGAAGGACAAAACAAAAAATGCCACATAATTTTCAGTTTTATGAAGATTTTAAAGCCAATGAAAAACGGTTGCACATAGAACCTGCAATAAAAAACATTAAGGTCCCTGTGATGATTATTCATGCTTTAGAAGATCCTTCAGTTTCATATTCTGAAGCAGAAGATCTATATTCTTGGAATCATGACAACGTACTCGTTACCATAAATAATTCAGACCACGTATTTGGATCTCGTCACCCATGGGATGACTCTAAATTGCCAAAAGCACTTAACAATGTTGTTGAAAAAAGTATCGGGTTTATAAATAATTAA
- a CDS encoding hybrid sensor histidine kinase/response regulator, which yields MKLTLLFTLFLGLSLYAQDVTYNPETSKGKLFEYAEFANVGKETFGLESILTNPDIEYENLESENHSVGFTTDNFWVRFKLENSDDIQKTYYLETARPITDIALMYQISEEGITTAKSGDQIPFKERQLNHRATIFKLELPANSTHQIYLHLNSDGETINMPLNLYSETSFWEMNYRQQLFLGLFYGLLSLAAIIYLFFYTSLKEKTFLYYGIYVFSIGLMQAALDGFIHQYILPDGGYLNGRTVLIAALFSNFFLLKYCEYFLKVNERLASFKKFYNAIYLVIGVLFVMIFISPKTLELVYPISNLNGLLSLILILSTVFTLRFKRMSIDPYFSFGIFFLVVGLCGFVMNNLSLLPNNFYTLNSAKFGSGFEVIFLSLSMTNLIRNLRLEKEKSQNEALYKSEEISELKTYFMSNISHELRTPINAIMGIAELEIKDQNNTVESRKQYEIIKNASLSLLSNVNDILDFENIQKNELELKHEEFNPSIAIRQISNNWKVEAENKGLAYSFEMDHEIPTKVIGDAERFMQIINNVLGNAVKFTEEGYVKFKLKCFTQPNNISRFSLQISDSGVGIDTERRRSMFDSFNQMKLNHKRKFGGIGLGLTIVNHLVGLFGGTINLESQEEKGTDVFIELPLEYIPKADAPTNDDIQTQSNPQHVLVVEDNKLNQMVMRKLLSSSSHISFAIVDNGQEALDALKNDVYDIILMDLQMPIMDGYEATKIIRSGQLGLEIGGIPIIAVTADAMQETRQRVLGLGMNDYMTKPVNKELLFKKIDECQSKQHLKIA from the coding sequence GTGAAACTAACACTACTATTTACCCTTTTTTTAGGCTTGAGTTTATATGCTCAAGACGTAACTTATAATCCAGAAACTAGTAAAGGCAAGCTCTTTGAGTATGCTGAATTTGCTAATGTTGGCAAAGAAACATTTGGTCTGGAATCCATCTTAACAAACCCTGACATCGAGTATGAAAACCTAGAGTCTGAAAACCATAGTGTTGGTTTTACAACAGATAACTTTTGGGTACGTTTTAAGTTGGAAAATTCAGATGATATTCAAAAAACGTATTATCTAGAGACCGCTAGACCTATTACAGATATTGCTTTGATGTATCAAATTTCCGAAGAAGGGATAACTACAGCAAAAAGTGGAGATCAAATTCCATTTAAAGAACGTCAATTAAACCATAGGGCCACGATTTTTAAATTAGAGTTGCCCGCCAACTCAACCCATCAAATCTATTTACACTTAAACAGTGATGGCGAAACTATAAATATGCCTCTCAACCTTTATAGCGAGACTTCATTTTGGGAGATGAATTATAGGCAACAACTGTTTTTAGGCTTGTTCTATGGTCTATTGTCTTTAGCTGCTATCATTTACCTGTTTTTCTACACAAGTCTAAAAGAAAAAACATTTTTGTATTATGGGATCTATGTCTTTTCTATTGGTTTAATGCAAGCTGCGCTAGATGGATTTATACATCAATATATACTGCCAGATGGTGGTTATTTAAATGGCAGAACTGTTTTAATTGCTGCTTTGTTTTCTAATTTCTTTTTGCTTAAATACTGCGAATACTTTTTAAAAGTTAATGAAAGACTGGCTAGTTTCAAAAAGTTTTACAATGCTATATATTTAGTTATTGGTGTTCTTTTTGTGATGATTTTTATAAGTCCAAAAACACTAGAATTGGTTTATCCAATAAGTAATCTTAATGGTCTTTTGAGCTTAATACTTATTTTGTCTACAGTATTTACATTGCGGTTTAAGAGGATGTCAATTGATCCTTATTTTTCCTTCGGAATATTCTTTCTCGTTGTTGGGCTTTGTGGTTTTGTAATGAACAATTTAAGCTTACTTCCAAATAATTTTTATACGCTAAACAGCGCTAAATTTGGTTCTGGATTTGAGGTTATATTTTTATCGCTTTCAATGACGAACCTTATTAGAAACTTACGTCTTGAAAAGGAAAAATCACAGAATGAGGCACTTTACAAATCTGAAGAAATAAGTGAGCTTAAAACCTATTTTATGTCCAATATTAGTCATGAACTACGAACTCCAATAAACGCAATAATGGGTATTGCTGAGTTAGAAATAAAAGATCAAAATAACACCGTTGAATCAAGAAAACAATATGAAATCATTAAGAATGCATCGTTAAGTCTACTGAGTAACGTAAATGATATTTTAGATTTTGAGAATATTCAAAAAAATGAACTGGAGTTGAAACATGAAGAATTTAACCCATCTATAGCAATTCGTCAGATAAGTAATAACTGGAAGGTTGAAGCTGAAAATAAAGGGTTGGCATATAGTTTTGAAATGGATCATGAAATTCCAACAAAAGTTATTGGTGATGCAGAGCGTTTTATGCAGATTATTAATAATGTGTTGGGCAATGCAGTTAAATTTACAGAGGAAGGTTATGTGAAATTCAAGTTGAAATGTTTTACACAGCCTAATAATATCTCTCGTTTTTCTTTACAAATATCAGATTCTGGCGTTGGTATAGATACAGAACGTAGAAGAAGCATGTTTGATAGTTTTAACCAAATGAAATTAAACCATAAACGTAAATTTGGCGGGATTGGTTTAGGGTTAACTATTGTTAATCACTTAGTCGGGCTTTTTGGAGGGACCATAAATTTAGAGAGTCAAGAGGAAAAAGGTACAGATGTATTTATTGAGTTGCCATTAGAATATATACCTAAAGCTGATGCACCAACAAATGATGATATTCAAACGCAATCAAACCCACAACATGTTTTAGTTGTAGAAGATAATAAACTCAATCAAATGGTTATGAGAAAATTGTTGAGCAGCTCATCCCATATCAGTTTTGCAATTGTTGATAATGGTCAAGAAGCACTTGACGCCTTAAAAAATGATGTGTATGACATTATTTTAATGGATCTTCAAATGCCAATTATGGATGGCTACGAAGCAACAAAAATTATAAGAAGTGGTCAATTAGGCTTAGAAATTGGAGGTATCCCAATTATCGCTGTAACTGCAGATGCCATGCAGGAAACAAGGCAAAGAGTTTTAGGATTAGGAATGAACGATTATATGACCAAACCGGTTAATAAAGAATTACTCTTCAAAAAGATAGACGAATGTCAAAGCAAACAACACCTTAAAATCGCTTAA
- a CDS encoding universal stress protein has product MKSILVPVGSSKNAESHLQYAVDFARAFGAKLYVVQIYNVYTKAGTMIKVDHILERESLTFLKNHVAKIDTKGVEVVVKTFKGKLVDTLELACKALDVDLILLEPRTNSIKDEVYLGKTSGKIIKQTNIPSLIVPEGYAYRPIIYILIALKSAIIKNEDALDPLKSIKDQFKSIVNLLLVKTPFHNENDFNVGEDLASLITNTTYSENPTTFQGVLEHHKENKPDLLCVVRRKRGFFTKLWESNTILKKDFHSSSLPVLVLSGLK; this is encoded by the coding sequence ATGAAGTCTATTCTCGTCCCAGTTGGATCATCTAAAAACGCAGAGAGCCATTTACAATATGCTGTTGATTTTGCAAGAGCTTTTGGCGCAAAACTTTATGTGGTTCAAATTTATAATGTCTATACAAAAGCTGGCACTATGATAAAAGTGGACCATATTTTAGAACGTGAAAGCTTAACCTTTTTAAAGAACCATGTTGCTAAAATTGATACCAAAGGTGTTGAGGTTGTAGTTAAAACCTTTAAAGGGAAATTAGTAGATACTTTAGAGTTGGCTTGCAAGGCGTTGGATGTCGATTTAATTTTGCTTGAGCCAAGAACAAATTCTATAAAAGATGAGGTTTATTTAGGTAAAACTTCTGGTAAAATTATTAAGCAAACCAACATCCCCTCTTTAATAGTGCCAGAAGGTTATGCTTACAGGCCAATTATTTACATTTTGATTGCTTTAAAATCTGCAATTATTAAAAATGAAGATGCACTTGATCCTTTAAAATCTATTAAGGATCAATTTAAATCTATTGTAAATTTATTATTGGTAAAGACACCATTTCACAACGAAAACGATTTTAACGTTGGTGAGGATCTGGCTTCATTAATTACAAATACAACTTATTCTGAAAACCCAACAACGTTTCAAGGAGTTCTTGAACACCACAAAGAGAACAAGCCCGATTTGTTGTGTGTAGTAAGACGTAAAAGAGGTTTTTTTACTAAACTTTGGGAAAGTAACACCATACTAAAAAAGGATTTTCACAGTTCTAGTTTACCTGTTTTAGTTCTAAGCGGATTGAAGTAA